The Candidatus Eisenbacteria bacterium region CGGACGATGGATCAGGCCCCCCCAGCCCGCCGCACCCCACCGAGCAAGCGGCCGCTCATCATGGTCGTCGACGACGACGCCGACGTCCTCAAGATGTGCGACGCCGTACTCGAGCAGGCGGGCTTCGATCGCGCGCTCGCGAACTCGGGCGAGGAAGCGATCTCGCTCCTCGAGAAGGTCCGACCCGCGGTCATCGTCCTCGACCTCCGCATGCCCGGCATGGACGGCTGGTCGGTCGCGGCGCTGATCCGCAAGCACGAACGAACGGCACGCATCCCCATCCTGGCGCTCACGGGCATCATGGAGAACGTCGAGGACGCGGCGCGGCGCGCCGGCGCGACGGCGTTCATCCTGAAGCCGCTCGACGCGCGCCGCTTCGTCGCGGCCGTGAAGCGTCTCTGCCCCGCCTGACGGCGCAGGGCTCTACTAGGCCGAGGGCGTCGCGACGTCGACGGACGCGGCCGCCGGTGCGGCCGGAACGGAGTCCTTGCCGAAGGTGCGCTCCAGCATGCGGCGGACGCGCGCGACGAGCTCCTCGCGCTTGAAGGGCTTCACGACGTAGTCATCGGCGCCGGCGCCGAAGCCGGCGGTCACGTGCATCTCGTCGCCGTTGGCCGTCAGCATGAGGATCGGCACGAATGCCGTGCGCGCATCCGAGCGCAGCCGCCGGCAGACTTCGAAGCCGTCCATCACCGGCATCGAGACGTCGAGGACCACGACGTCGGGCCGGTGCTGCTCCGCCAGCTCGATGGCCTCGATGCCGTCCTGTGCCGTGACCACCTGCAGTCCGAGGTTCGCCGACTGCAGCACGATACGGACGATGTTGCGGAT contains the following coding sequences:
- a CDS encoding response regulator gives rise to the protein MDQAPPARRTPPSKRPLIMVVDDDADVLKMCDAVLEQAGFDRALANSGEEAISLLEKVRPAVIVLDLRMPGMDGWSVAALIRKHERTARIPILALTGIMENVEDAARRAGATAFILKPLDARRFVAAVKRLCPA